The Stieleria maiorica genome includes the window CATCCGCCACGAACCCTGTCGATGAGGATTGGGTGACACGTGGATCGTCCACAACATCGAATCGTCCCACGATCCGGGGTGCCCGAGGAACAACGCGTTTTCCACGCGCCGCCAGTTCATACAGTTATCACTGACCGCGTGTGCAATGAAGTCATGGTTGGGCAGCACCAGATGGAACAGGTGATAGATGCCATCGTGATACAGGACGTCAACGTCGCCGAGCGTCTTGCGGGAACCGGACGTTTCAGAGTACATGGCGGATCACTCGGTGTGGGATCGGCTTCCAGCGTGTCAATGCAGCATCAACTGGGCCGAAAGCCCTTTTCCAACGATCTCCGCCTGACTTGATCCATTATGCGCGATTACGGCTTCAACTTCCAACCGACGATGACCCCCAGCCCGAACGCCCAGCAAGCGGCGACATCCGGGTGGTCCTTGGCGTAGTCCTTCGCCAGACTGAACAGGTCTTTGGCGGGCTCTCGGACGTAATGCTGGGCGGCGTCTTGGCCAATTTCCATCGCGCCGGCGGCGACCCGATGGGCGGTCTGGCGAGCTTGGTTGGAGACACCACCGTTGTCATGCGAGCTGTGGTTGCTCGAGTCGGTTGACGCAGCGTCGGAGGTGGCGGACCGGGAAGTCGTTTTGTCGGACATCAATTTACCTCGGTGAATGTGGGGAAACAGTTTCTGAGTGGGGGTGGTAGCGGTGACCGTAACCGCTGTCGTCGGTAAATGACTCACGACGAAATTGATTTCGAGGTGAGGACCGGGGAGCGACCAACGTCGCCTTCAACCAACGCAGGTTCTCGGCAAATTCCGCCTTCGACTCACTCATCGCAGCGGATGCCGAATTGAGTGCCCGCAGCGCAATCAGAAGCAGGATCGCGACGAAAACCAACGTCGCACCGCCGAGCAGCAATAATGCGGCTCCAGTGGATAGCTGCGTCAACTCATCGAGCAAGAATCCGGCTCCCAACAGAGCCACCGTCAAACCGGTACCGGTCAACAGGATTGCGGTCATCGCGCAAGCGATCGCCTTTGCAACATTGCGCTTCGCAGCCTGTGAATCGACCGATAGCAGTTGAATTTGCAACTCCCAAAGGTCGACAAAGTCGCGGATCACTTTTTGAATACTGGATTGTTGTTGCATCACAATCACCGCCGTTGACGTTTCACGAGCCAGCCGAGCGTCAGACCGACGGCGCCGGCCGCGGCCAGTGCCCAGGTGGGATGATCGGCGATCGTCTGCTGGATAAAACCAAGTTTTCCGCCTTGCGTCTGATCGCCGCCCGGCGGAAGATCGGCGTCGCCGCTGCGACGATCGTCGCGGGGGCGAGACGGGAGTGCTGGAGCAATCATGGTGTTTTCGGTTTTGACAAGAGATGGTTGATCTGACTGGCCGCGATCGAGGTAAGCTGTCTCATCGCTAATGACGCGATCGCTCCGGTAACGCCTCCGACGAACCCCCGTTTAACGGTTGGCGGCGATGCGGTCTGGGTGTCGGCCGCTGAGCAATTGCAGTGGCCGATTGCGGAACCACGCCCACCGCCTTCCCCGCCGGAGTGCTTTTTCGGGACCAGCAAGTAGCCGATCCCGACCGCGACCGCGAGGACCGGCAACGGGTGCCGTGCCAAGTGGTACTTCCAGTCCGACAACTGGCGGACTCGCCGCCGCGCGTCGTCGACGTCATACGGCAATTCCGTCCGGATCTCCGACATCCGCTGCTTGATCGCCTCGGCTTGCTTCCGCGTTGCAAGGGTATTGGCCATGACTATTTCTTGTTTCCCATGAAGAACAGGGCGCCCGCCGCGATGCCAAGTCCGAAGGCGATCGCCAGTGATTCGGCGGGTCGACTTCGCACGGTTTCGGCAACCTTTGCGGTGTAGTCGCCCGACTGGGTTGCCAACCTGCGATAGTGATCCCGGGCGTATGCTGCGGCGTCGGCCGCGACGGCCTGCGCTGCATCGGCGTAGTGCTGCACGGTATCAGCGGCTTGATCGGTGAAGCTCCCATGGAGCACATTTTCGAGGAAGGATTCGACTTCATTCCGCGTTGCGCCCGTTTTCTGTTGGACCACGCCGACAAGTTGGTCGGCCGACCCTTCGGCACGACGGAAATCGTCTTCGGTAAGTTGTCCCCAATGCTCCTTCAATCGTCCTTTGACTTCGTTCCATTGCCCTCTAAGTTCTTGTCGGTCAACCATTGAGTTGTCCTCCGTTGATGTAAAGTTCGTGTTCCCGATCACGGGACTCCGCCTTCAGGCGACGCATATCGCGGGCCAAAGCGGAACGGAGGAGTGAATTCCGGGTCAGTGAGGTGGAATCAGACGAGCGAGTGGAGTGGCGGAGCGCAGCTTGGGCGATAATCGTCCAGGCGACAGCTGGTCCGTTGTCCCCAGATCGGCCGCATCCCAATCGGAACGCGGTTTGCGTCCCGCTGCGTTTCGAGCCGATGCCTCATGAGGACAGGCCGCATTCCGGATCCTTTCCCATTTCCCCCGTTCCGAATGGCATGGGCTCAAGCCAATACACTGAGCCGTAGGCGCTAGCCCCGGGCCTTACCGCTTAAGCCAATACGCTGAGCCGACGGCGCTAGCCCCGGGCCTTGCCGCCGAGTTAAAGGCGTATCAACGCCAGCGGCTAGCGCCGTCGGCTCACTAAGCCCGTGCCATTCGTCCCCATTCCCTTTTTTCTCAGTCGATTATGCGATTGTTCCACCGCCACCTGACGACTCGCATCAGCATGCAAATCGGGTGCGATCCCAGCGCGGCCGATCGTGGTCCGGCGTCCACCCAAGCGAGCCTGGTCCGATGAGGGCTTACCTACAGCAACTCGTTTACCGCATCCAGGGCAGCTATTGGTTCATCCCGTCGTTGATGGTAATCGCAGCGTTTGTCTTGTCGCAGGGCGCCATTTGGGTGGACCGTGCGATCGGCAATGAATGGACCAAGGAATTCTGGTTCACTTCGATGAACCAGCCCGATGGTGCGCGAGCTTTTCTCGCGACGGTCGCCGGTTCGATGATCACGGTCGCCGGCGTCACGTTCTCGTTGACTATCCTGGCCGTGTCGCACGCCACGAGCCACTTCGGCCCCCGATTGCTAGACAACTTCATGCGTGATCGTGGTAACCAGATCACGCTAGGGACGTTTGTCGCGACGTTTCTGTATTGCTTGTTAGTGCTTCGCGTCATCCGCGGGAATTGGGAATCCACGGCCATGGGCGTGACGATGGAAGCCTTTGTGCCTCAGTTCGCCCTGATCATCGCGTTGGTTTTGACCATCGCCAGCGTGGCCGAACTGATCTATTTCATTCACCATGTTCCCGACAGCATTCACATCTCGACGGTACTGCAGCGGCTGGCGACAGACATGACGGCGAAGTTCGACGAGCTGTATCCCGAA containing:
- a CDS encoding CsbD family protein, with protein sequence MVDRQELRGQWNEVKGRLKEHWGQLTEDDFRRAEGSADQLVGVVQQKTGATRNEVESFLENVLHGSFTDQAADTVQHYADAAQAVAADAAAYARDHYRRLATQSGDYTAKVAETVRSRPAESLAIAFGLGIAAGALFFMGNKK
- a CDS encoding phage holin family protein; amino-acid sequence: MQQQSSIQKVIRDFVDLWELQIQLLSVDSQAAKRNVAKAIACAMTAILLTGTGLTVALLGAGFLLDELTQLSTGAALLLLGGATLVFVAILLLIALRALNSASAAMSESKAEFAENLRWLKATLVAPRSSPRNQFRRESFTDDSGYGHRYHPHSETVSPHSPR